From the genome of Spinacia oleracea cultivar Varoflay chromosome 2, BTI_SOV_V1, whole genome shotgun sequence, one region includes:
- the LOC130467890 gene encoding uncharacterized protein isoform X1 — MTWHAKNPRVQNTFAHPSDSQAWKHLDTTFPNFASEPRNVRLGLCTDGFAPHGKFGSQYSCWPVILTPYNLPPSMCMKRPFMFLSLLVPGPKNPKGNLDVYMQPLIEELKQLWEVGAMTYDISSKQNFNLRAALLWTISDFPAYGMLSGWSTAGKKACPYCMDKSKAFWLEHGGKVSWFDCHRQFLPHDHPFRKNKTAFCKNKVENGMGPHIMCGEELWQCVKDLPKATDGPEALKKLKSAKMGWFKQSILWELPYWKDLLLRHNLDVMHIEKNFFDQLINTVMDVKGSTSDTTSARKDMAKYCKRRQLELGNGNQTMPKAPFALDKAQKKVLCEWVRDLKFPDAYASNLSRCVNLQSCKLYGMKSHDCHVFMERLLPVALKELLPLHVWKAITEISQFFRDLCAPTIKASDIDRLDKNIAEILCKLEKIFPPAFFNSMEHLPVHLPHEAKVGGPVQYRWMYPFERFLNHLKRKVGNKARVEGSICNAYLMEEITNFCSHYFQPEVDTKARDLGRNVHSVVENQHDVNIPEMFRVDCGRAPTNGRLRFLQDMEYDRAHLYVLANSGILGEYERKFEEHILQT; from the exons ATGACTTGGCATGCCAAGAATCCCCGAGTTCAAAACACCTTTGCACATCCTAGTGATAGTCAAGCGTGGAAGCACTTGGATACAACCTTTCCTAATTTCGCATCAGAGCCACGAAATGTCAGGCTTGGTTTGTGCACGGATGGATTTGCCCCCCATGGTAAATTTGGATCCCAATATTCATGTTGGCCAGTTATTCTTACACCATACAACTTGCCTCCATCGATGTGTATGAAAAGACCATTCATGTTCCTTTCTTTGCTCGTTCCCGGTCCTAAAAATCCTAAAGGAAACTTGGATGTGTACATGCAACCACTCATTGAAGAGTTGAAACAGTTATGGGAGGTTGGGGCTATGACTTATGACATCTCAAGCAAGCAGAATTTCAACCTCCGCGCAGCCCTTTTGTGGACTATTAGTGATTTTCCTGCATATGGAATGCTATCTGGATGGTCCACGGCCGGAAAGAAGGCTTGCCCTTATTGTATGGATAAAAGCAAGGCATTTTGGCTTGAACATGGAGGTAAAGTTTCATGGTTTGATTGCCATCGACAATTCCTTCCACATGATCACCCTTTTCGAAAGAATAAAACAGCTTTCTGCAAAAACAAAGTTGAAAATGGCATGGGTCCGCATATAATGTGTGGAGAAGAATTGTGGCAATGCGTGAAGGACTTGCCTAAAGCAACTGATGGTCCTGAAGCTCTTAAGAAGTTGAAGAGTGCCAAAATGGGTTGGTTCAAACAAAGTATTCTATGGGAACTCCCATATTGGAAGGATTTGCTTCTTCGTCACAACTTGGATGTCATGCACATTGAAAAGAACTTTTTTGACCAACTCATAAACACTGTGATGGATGTGAAAGGTAGCACCTCGGACACCACTAGTGCAAGGAAAGATATGGCTAAGTATTGTAAACGTCGGCAGTTAGAGCTTGGAAATGGAAATCAAACCATGCCAAAAGCACCCTTTGCACTTGACAAGGCTCAAAAGAAGGTGTTATGTGAATGGGTTCGAGACTTGAAATTCCCGGATGCTTATGCTTCAAACTTGAGCAGGTGTGTTAATCTTCAATCATGCAAGCTGTATGGAATGAAGAGCCACGATTGTCATGTCTTCATGGAGAGGTTACTTCCGGTTGCTTTGAAGGAGTTGCTTCCCTTGCATGTTTGGAAGGCAATTACAGAGATTAGTCAATTCTTCCGAGACTTATGCGCCCCCACTATCAAAGCGAGTGACATAGATCGCTTGGATAAGAATATAGCTGAGATCTTGTGCAAGCTAGAGAAGATTTTTCCACCTGCATTTTTCAACTCAATGGAACACTTGCCAGTTCATCTTCCACATGAGGCAAAGGTTGGTGGTCCCGTCCAGTACAGGTGGATGTACCCATTTGAAAG GTTTCTTAACCATTTGAAGCGTAAGGTTGGAAATAAGGCACGTGTAGAAGGCTCCATATGCAATGCTTACCTAATGGAGGAGATTACGAACTTTTGTTCCCACTATTTTCAACCTGAGGTTGACACCAAAGCAAGGGATCTAGGAAGAAATGTCCATTCGGTTGTTGAGAACCAACATGACGTTAATATCCCCGAGATGTTCAGGGTGGATTGTGGTCGTGCACCTACTAATGGCCGTTTGCGCTTCTTGCAAGACATGGAGTATGATCGAGCACATCTTTATGTGCTTGCAAACAGTGGCATCTTAGGTGAATATGAAAG GAAATTTGAGGAGCACATTCTCCAAACTTAA
- the LOC130467890 gene encoding uncharacterized protein isoform X2, with protein MTWHAKNPRVQNTFAHPSDSQAWKHLDTTFPNFASEPRNVRLGLCTDGFAPHGKFGSQYSCWPVILTPYNLPPSMCMKRPFMFLSLLVPGPKNPKGNLDVYMQPLIEELKQLWEVGAMTYDISSKQNFNLRAALLWTISDFPAYGMLSGWSTAGKKACPYCMDKSKAFWLEHGGKVSWFDCHRQFLPHDHPFRKNKTAFCKNKVENGMGPHIMCGEELWQCVKDLPKATDGPEALKKLKSAKMGWFKQSILWELPYWKDLLLRHNLDVMHIEKNFFDQLINTVMDVKGSTSDTTSARKDMAKYCKRRQLELGNGNQTMPKAPFALDKAQKKVLCEWVRDLKFPDAYASNLSRCVNLQSCKLYGMKSHDCHVFMERLLPVALKELLPLHVWKAITEISQFFRDLCAPTIKASDIDRLDKNIAEILCKLEKIFPPAFFNSMEHLPVHLPHEAKVGGPVQYRWMYPFERKTMKKMLLNVLKKALLKIPTKSTLRQ; from the exons ATGACTTGGCATGCCAAGAATCCCCGAGTTCAAAACACCTTTGCACATCCTAGTGATAGTCAAGCGTGGAAGCACTTGGATACAACCTTTCCTAATTTCGCATCAGAGCCACGAAATGTCAGGCTTGGTTTGTGCACGGATGGATTTGCCCCCCATGGTAAATTTGGATCCCAATATTCATGTTGGCCAGTTATTCTTACACCATACAACTTGCCTCCATCGATGTGTATGAAAAGACCATTCATGTTCCTTTCTTTGCTCGTTCCCGGTCCTAAAAATCCTAAAGGAAACTTGGATGTGTACATGCAACCACTCATTGAAGAGTTGAAACAGTTATGGGAGGTTGGGGCTATGACTTATGACATCTCAAGCAAGCAGAATTTCAACCTCCGCGCAGCCCTTTTGTGGACTATTAGTGATTTTCCTGCATATGGAATGCTATCTGGATGGTCCACGGCCGGAAAGAAGGCTTGCCCTTATTGTATGGATAAAAGCAAGGCATTTTGGCTTGAACATGGAGGTAAAGTTTCATGGTTTGATTGCCATCGACAATTCCTTCCACATGATCACCCTTTTCGAAAGAATAAAACAGCTTTCTGCAAAAACAAAGTTGAAAATGGCATGGGTCCGCATATAATGTGTGGAGAAGAATTGTGGCAATGCGTGAAGGACTTGCCTAAAGCAACTGATGGTCCTGAAGCTCTTAAGAAGTTGAAGAGTGCCAAAATGGGTTGGTTCAAACAAAGTATTCTATGGGAACTCCCATATTGGAAGGATTTGCTTCTTCGTCACAACTTGGATGTCATGCACATTGAAAAGAACTTTTTTGACCAACTCATAAACACTGTGATGGATGTGAAAGGTAGCACCTCGGACACCACTAGTGCAAGGAAAGATATGGCTAAGTATTGTAAACGTCGGCAGTTAGAGCTTGGAAATGGAAATCAAACCATGCCAAAAGCACCCTTTGCACTTGACAAGGCTCAAAAGAAGGTGTTATGTGAATGGGTTCGAGACTTGAAATTCCCGGATGCTTATGCTTCAAACTTGAGCAGGTGTGTTAATCTTCAATCATGCAAGCTGTATGGAATGAAGAGCCACGATTGTCATGTCTTCATGGAGAGGTTACTTCCGGTTGCTTTGAAGGAGTTGCTTCCCTTGCATGTTTGGAAGGCAATTACAGAGATTAGTCAATTCTTCCGAGACTTATGCGCCCCCACTATCAAAGCGAGTGACATAGATCGCTTGGATAAGAATATAGCTGAGATCTTGTGCAAGCTAGAGAAGATTTTTCCACCTGCATTTTTCAACTCAATGGAACACTTGCCAGTTCATCTTCCACATGAGGCAAAGGTTGGTGGTCCCGTCCAGTACAGGTGGATGTACCCATTTGAAAG GAAAACTATGAAAAAAATGTTGCTGAATGTGTTGAAAAAGGCATTGCTAAAGATCCCAACCAAATCTACTTTGAGACAGTAG
- the LOC130467890 gene encoding uncharacterized protein isoform X3 — MTWHAKNPRVQNTFAHPSDSQAWKHLDTTFPNFASEPRNVRLGLCTDGFAPHGKFGSQYSCWPVILTPYNLPPSMCMKRPFMFLSLLVPGPKNPKGNLDVYMQPLIEELKQLWEVGAMTYDISSKQNFNLRAALLWTISDFPAYGMLSGWSTAGKKACPYCMDKSKAFWLEHGGKVSWFDCHRQFLPHDHPFRKNKTAFCKNKVENGMGPHIMCGEELWQCVKDLPKATDGPEALKKLKSAKMGWFKQSILWELPYWKDLLLRHNLDVMHIEKNFFDQLINTVMDVKGSTSDTTSARKDMAKYCKRRQLELGNGNQTMPKAPFALDKAQKKVLCEWVRDLKFPDAYASNLSRCVNLQSCKLYGMKSHDCHVFMERLLPVALKELLPLHVWKAITEISQFFRDLCAPTIKASDIDRLDKNIAEILCKLEKIFPPAFFNSMEHLPVHLPHEAKVGGPVQYRWMYPFERCPIEENIQPSAVV, encoded by the exons ATGACTTGGCATGCCAAGAATCCCCGAGTTCAAAACACCTTTGCACATCCTAGTGATAGTCAAGCGTGGAAGCACTTGGATACAACCTTTCCTAATTTCGCATCAGAGCCACGAAATGTCAGGCTTGGTTTGTGCACGGATGGATTTGCCCCCCATGGTAAATTTGGATCCCAATATTCATGTTGGCCAGTTATTCTTACACCATACAACTTGCCTCCATCGATGTGTATGAAAAGACCATTCATGTTCCTTTCTTTGCTCGTTCCCGGTCCTAAAAATCCTAAAGGAAACTTGGATGTGTACATGCAACCACTCATTGAAGAGTTGAAACAGTTATGGGAGGTTGGGGCTATGACTTATGACATCTCAAGCAAGCAGAATTTCAACCTCCGCGCAGCCCTTTTGTGGACTATTAGTGATTTTCCTGCATATGGAATGCTATCTGGATGGTCCACGGCCGGAAAGAAGGCTTGCCCTTATTGTATGGATAAAAGCAAGGCATTTTGGCTTGAACATGGAGGTAAAGTTTCATGGTTTGATTGCCATCGACAATTCCTTCCACATGATCACCCTTTTCGAAAGAATAAAACAGCTTTCTGCAAAAACAAAGTTGAAAATGGCATGGGTCCGCATATAATGTGTGGAGAAGAATTGTGGCAATGCGTGAAGGACTTGCCTAAAGCAACTGATGGTCCTGAAGCTCTTAAGAAGTTGAAGAGTGCCAAAATGGGTTGGTTCAAACAAAGTATTCTATGGGAACTCCCATATTGGAAGGATTTGCTTCTTCGTCACAACTTGGATGTCATGCACATTGAAAAGAACTTTTTTGACCAACTCATAAACACTGTGATGGATGTGAAAGGTAGCACCTCGGACACCACTAGTGCAAGGAAAGATATGGCTAAGTATTGTAAACGTCGGCAGTTAGAGCTTGGAAATGGAAATCAAACCATGCCAAAAGCACCCTTTGCACTTGACAAGGCTCAAAAGAAGGTGTTATGTGAATGGGTTCGAGACTTGAAATTCCCGGATGCTTATGCTTCAAACTTGAGCAGGTGTGTTAATCTTCAATCATGCAAGCTGTATGGAATGAAGAGCCACGATTGTCATGTCTTCATGGAGAGGTTACTTCCGGTTGCTTTGAAGGAGTTGCTTCCCTTGCATGTTTGGAAGGCAATTACAGAGATTAGTCAATTCTTCCGAGACTTATGCGCCCCCACTATCAAAGCGAGTGACATAGATCGCTTGGATAAGAATATAGCTGAGATCTTGTGCAAGCTAGAGAAGATTTTTCCACCTGCATTTTTCAACTCAATGGAACACTTGCCAGTTCATCTTCCACATGAGGCAAAGGTTGGTGGTCCCGTCCAGTACAGGTGGATGTACCCATTTGAAAG ATGTCCAATCGAGGAGAACATTCAGCCATCCGCAGTCGTTTAG
- the LOC130467890 gene encoding pheromone-processing carboxypeptidase KEX1-like isoform X4, translated as MEDIWSKCEAQFPEWFKSHVLRSLSPNDVTRALAMGPSRQVRTWSRFYANGYNFQTHDYGKHKSTMNYGVCVQSPDEVDYFGILEEVVELSYCGKLQEYKTILFKCSWMDSVKGMNIHEQYKLVEVNHSKRYPKYDPFVLSYQVSQVYFAHYPSLKRDKAQWWAVFKTKARSVIDAPVDLDFLQEDANEVSSALCAPDEIPDYEDQDDDDDDDDINDGDADSMSDEDEDDEDEDEDDGDDDIDDDDDDGDDDDADDSDGYDD; from the exons ATGGAGGATATTTGGAGTAAATGCGAAGCCCAGTTCCCTGAATGGTTTAAATCACAT GTTCTCCGGTCTTTGAGTCCTAATGATGTGACACGGGCGCTTGCGATGGGCCCCTCTAGACAAGTAAGGACATGGAGCCGGTTCTATGCGAATGGatataattttcaaactcatgacTACGGCAAACACAAGTCAACTATGAATTATGGAGTGTGTGTACAAAGTCCTGATGAAGTTGACTACTTTGGCATTTTGGAGGAGGTGGTTGAACTTTCTTATTGTGGTAAGCTTCAAGAGTACAAGACAATCTTGTTTAAGTGCAGCTGGATGGATTCCGTGAAGGGTATGAACATTCATGAACAATACAAACTTGTTGAGGTCAATCATTCTAAGAGATACCCAAAGTATGACCCGTTTGTATTGTCTTACCAAGTTAGTCAAGTATACTTTGCACACTACCCCAGTTTGAAGAGGGATAAAGCCCAATGGTGGGCTGTGTTTAAAACTAAGGCAAGGTCTGTGATTGATGCTCCGGTTGACTTAGACTTTCTACAAGAAGATGCAAATGAGGTTTCTTCAGCTCTTTGTGCTCCAGATGAGATCCCAGATTATGAAGatcaagatgatgatgatgatgatgacgataTTAATGATGGTGATGCTGATAGTATGAgtgatgaggatgaggatgatgaagatgaggatgaggatgatggtgatgatgacattgatgatgatgatgacgatggtgatgatgatgatgctgatGATTCTGATGGATACGACgattaa
- the LOC110778989 gene encoding pentatricopeptide repeat-containing protein At3g18020 isoform X2, translated as MKTVVKRICIRVHFIKPLPKSDFQRKARFVSYMPTPKQEEQGVEEVNLDSESILNRTYWTRRIHKLCAIDGNVDEALCLLDCLRLRGYRPNSLNLSSVIHALCWSKRYAEAHQRFLFFIASHCIPDERMCNVLIARLLDSRTPHVTFDLVQSLINVNPEFVPSLMNYNRLIDQFCKSSEPCVAHRILFDMVNRGHCPTVVSYTTLINGYCIYGEMGPAFMLFNEMFKKGVAPNSLTYSVLLGGVLRSGDAQFGKKLIFQLWEQMRKDDNPSVNCASFANLMDVLCREGFCHEVFRIAEDMPQDRSVPEEFAYAQMMDSLCRADRYHGASRIVYIMRKRGFKPSLTAYNSIIHELSKDGGCMRAFQLFQEGIAFGYVPSEYTYKILVENLCQDGDITKAKEVLQFVLQLTTVDQTRTYNIYIKAICLTNNATELLNTLVSMLQAQCQPDVITLNTVVNGLCKMGRIQDAMEIFNDMMLGKFCAPDSITFTILISGLLNAGKIKEALVLLHEKMPKRHIRPSVVTYNAVIRGLFKLKNVNDAMEIYRAMVTQGLNADSTTYSIVIDGLFEAGRLDEAKRFWDEIIWPSKIHDSFVYSSVLKGLCRWGRLDEACDYLYELVDCMVSPNIFNYNILIDCACKLGLKKQAYQIVGEMRKNGLSPDAVTWRILDKLHRNFQLEEQEEKYHCLNVQLSDSRVSEDKYVDSNMEVAMFHPPF; from the exons ATGAAGACGGTAGTGAAGCGAATTTGCATTCGGGTTCATTTCATAAAACCACTACCCAAATCAGACTTCCAGAGAAAAG CAAGATTTGTAAGCTATATGCCAACCCCAAAACAAGAAGAACAAGGGGTGGAAGAAGTAAACTTGGACAGTGAAAGCATATTAAACAGGACATACTGGACAAGAAGGATTCATAAGCTATGTGCCATTGATGGAAATGTCGACGAGGCCCTTTGTCTCTTGGACTGCCTCCGCCTCCGTGGCTATCGTCCTAACTCTCTAAATCTCAGCAGTGTAATCCATGCCCTTTGTTGGTCCAAACGTTATGCTGAGGCACACCAGCGATTCCTCTTCTTTATTGCCTCTCATTGCATCCCAGATGAGCGCATGTGCAATGTCCTCATTGCTAGATTACTTGATTCTCGAACCCCACATGTTACATTTGATTTGGTTCAGAGTTTGATCAATGTGAACCCTGAGTTTGTTCCCTCTTTGATGAATTATAACCGTTTGATTGATCAGTTTTGCAAGTCATCGGAGCCTTGTGTAGCTCATAGGATTTTGTTTGACATGGTTAATAGGGGGCATTGTCCAACTGTTGTTTCCTACACTACTTTGATTAACGGGTATTGTATATATGGTGAGATGGGACCTGCATTTATGCTCTTTAATGAAATGTTCAAGAAGGGAGTAGCGCCTAATTCGTTGACTTATAGTGTTTTGCTTGGCGGGGTTTTGCGGAGTGGTGATGCACAATTTGGGAAGAAATTGATTTTTCAGCTGTGGGAACAGATGAGAAAGGATGATAATCCATCTGTTAATTGTGCATCATTTGCCAATCTTATGGATGTTTTGTGCAGGGAAGGATTTTGTCATGAAGTTTTCCGAATTGCTGAAGATATGCCTCAAGATAGAAGTGTTCCTGAGGAATTTGCTTATGCTCAAATGATGGATTCTCTGTGCAGAGCTGATAGGTATCATGGAGCTTCAAGGATAGTGTATATTATGAGAAAAAGAGGGTTTAAACCAAGCTTGACAGCATATAATTCTATCATTCACGAGTTAAGCAAGGATGGGGGGTGTATGAGGGCTTTCCAGCTGTTTCAAGAAGGAATTGCATTTGGCTATGTGCCATCTGAATATACATACAAGATCTTGGTAGAAAATCTTTGTCAAGATGGTGATATAACCAAGGCAAAGGAGGTTCTGCAATTCGTTCTACAGCTGACAACTGTGGACCAAACTAGAacctataatatatatattaaagctATATGTCTTACCAACAATGCAACAGAGCTCCTAAACACACTTGTTTCCATGCTGCAAGCACAATGTCAGCCTGATGTGATCACTCTTAATACCGTTGTTAATGGGTTATGCAAAATGGGAAGGATTCAAGACGCAATGGAAATATTTAATGATATGATGCTGGGTAAATTTTGTGCACCTGATTCCATAACTTTCACTATTCTAATTAGTGGGTTATTGAACGCTGGAAAAATCAAAGAAGCTCTTGTTCTATTGCATGAGAAAATGCCAAAAAGACATATCAGGCCCAGTGTTGTGACTTATAATGCAGTTATTCGAGGATTATTCAAGCTTAAGAATGTTAATGATGCTATGGAAATCTACAGAGCCATGGTAACCCAAGGTTTGAATGCTGACAGCACCACTTATAGTATAGTTATTGACGGGCTTTTTGAGGCTGGGCGATTAGATGAGGCCAAAAGATTTTGGGATGAAATAATATGGCCTTCCAAGATTCATGATAGTTTtgtttattcttccgtattaAAAGGACTTTGCCGGTGGGGTAGGTTGGATGAGGCTTGCGACTACTTATATGAGCTAGTAGATTGTATGGTATCACCTAATATTTTCAACTATAACATTTTAATTGACTGCGCTTGCAAGTTGGGCTTGAAGAAACAAGCTTACCAGATAGTCGGAGAGATGAGGAAGAATGGGTTATCCCCAGATGCTGTCACTTGGAGGATCCTTGACAAATTGCATAGAAACTTTCAACTAGAAGAACAAGAAGAAAAATATCACTGTCTCAATGTACAACTTTCCGACAGCAGAGTTTCAGAAGACAAATATGTTGACAGCAATATGGAAGT GGCTATGTTCCATCCTCCATTTTAG
- the LOC110778989 gene encoding pentatricopeptide repeat-containing protein At3g18020 isoform X1: MKTVVKRICIRVHFIKPLPKSDFQRKAARFVSYMPTPKQEEQGVEEVNLDSESILNRTYWTRRIHKLCAIDGNVDEALCLLDCLRLRGYRPNSLNLSSVIHALCWSKRYAEAHQRFLFFIASHCIPDERMCNVLIARLLDSRTPHVTFDLVQSLINVNPEFVPSLMNYNRLIDQFCKSSEPCVAHRILFDMVNRGHCPTVVSYTTLINGYCIYGEMGPAFMLFNEMFKKGVAPNSLTYSVLLGGVLRSGDAQFGKKLIFQLWEQMRKDDNPSVNCASFANLMDVLCREGFCHEVFRIAEDMPQDRSVPEEFAYAQMMDSLCRADRYHGASRIVYIMRKRGFKPSLTAYNSIIHELSKDGGCMRAFQLFQEGIAFGYVPSEYTYKILVENLCQDGDITKAKEVLQFVLQLTTVDQTRTYNIYIKAICLTNNATELLNTLVSMLQAQCQPDVITLNTVVNGLCKMGRIQDAMEIFNDMMLGKFCAPDSITFTILISGLLNAGKIKEALVLLHEKMPKRHIRPSVVTYNAVIRGLFKLKNVNDAMEIYRAMVTQGLNADSTTYSIVIDGLFEAGRLDEAKRFWDEIIWPSKIHDSFVYSSVLKGLCRWGRLDEACDYLYELVDCMVSPNIFNYNILIDCACKLGLKKQAYQIVGEMRKNGLSPDAVTWRILDKLHRNFQLEEQEEKYHCLNVQLSDSRVSEDKYVDSNMEVAMFHPPF; encoded by the exons ATGAAGACGGTAGTGAAGCGAATTTGCATTCGGGTTCATTTCATAAAACCACTACCCAAATCAGACTTCCAGAGAAAAG CAGCAAGATTTGTAAGCTATATGCCAACCCCAAAACAAGAAGAACAAGGGGTGGAAGAAGTAAACTTGGACAGTGAAAGCATATTAAACAGGACATACTGGACAAGAAGGATTCATAAGCTATGTGCCATTGATGGAAATGTCGACGAGGCCCTTTGTCTCTTGGACTGCCTCCGCCTCCGTGGCTATCGTCCTAACTCTCTAAATCTCAGCAGTGTAATCCATGCCCTTTGTTGGTCCAAACGTTATGCTGAGGCACACCAGCGATTCCTCTTCTTTATTGCCTCTCATTGCATCCCAGATGAGCGCATGTGCAATGTCCTCATTGCTAGATTACTTGATTCTCGAACCCCACATGTTACATTTGATTTGGTTCAGAGTTTGATCAATGTGAACCCTGAGTTTGTTCCCTCTTTGATGAATTATAACCGTTTGATTGATCAGTTTTGCAAGTCATCGGAGCCTTGTGTAGCTCATAGGATTTTGTTTGACATGGTTAATAGGGGGCATTGTCCAACTGTTGTTTCCTACACTACTTTGATTAACGGGTATTGTATATATGGTGAGATGGGACCTGCATTTATGCTCTTTAATGAAATGTTCAAGAAGGGAGTAGCGCCTAATTCGTTGACTTATAGTGTTTTGCTTGGCGGGGTTTTGCGGAGTGGTGATGCACAATTTGGGAAGAAATTGATTTTTCAGCTGTGGGAACAGATGAGAAAGGATGATAATCCATCTGTTAATTGTGCATCATTTGCCAATCTTATGGATGTTTTGTGCAGGGAAGGATTTTGTCATGAAGTTTTCCGAATTGCTGAAGATATGCCTCAAGATAGAAGTGTTCCTGAGGAATTTGCTTATGCTCAAATGATGGATTCTCTGTGCAGAGCTGATAGGTATCATGGAGCTTCAAGGATAGTGTATATTATGAGAAAAAGAGGGTTTAAACCAAGCTTGACAGCATATAATTCTATCATTCACGAGTTAAGCAAGGATGGGGGGTGTATGAGGGCTTTCCAGCTGTTTCAAGAAGGAATTGCATTTGGCTATGTGCCATCTGAATATACATACAAGATCTTGGTAGAAAATCTTTGTCAAGATGGTGATATAACCAAGGCAAAGGAGGTTCTGCAATTCGTTCTACAGCTGACAACTGTGGACCAAACTAGAacctataatatatatattaaagctATATGTCTTACCAACAATGCAACAGAGCTCCTAAACACACTTGTTTCCATGCTGCAAGCACAATGTCAGCCTGATGTGATCACTCTTAATACCGTTGTTAATGGGTTATGCAAAATGGGAAGGATTCAAGACGCAATGGAAATATTTAATGATATGATGCTGGGTAAATTTTGTGCACCTGATTCCATAACTTTCACTATTCTAATTAGTGGGTTATTGAACGCTGGAAAAATCAAAGAAGCTCTTGTTCTATTGCATGAGAAAATGCCAAAAAGACATATCAGGCCCAGTGTTGTGACTTATAATGCAGTTATTCGAGGATTATTCAAGCTTAAGAATGTTAATGATGCTATGGAAATCTACAGAGCCATGGTAACCCAAGGTTTGAATGCTGACAGCACCACTTATAGTATAGTTATTGACGGGCTTTTTGAGGCTGGGCGATTAGATGAGGCCAAAAGATTTTGGGATGAAATAATATGGCCTTCCAAGATTCATGATAGTTTtgtttattcttccgtattaAAAGGACTTTGCCGGTGGGGTAGGTTGGATGAGGCTTGCGACTACTTATATGAGCTAGTAGATTGTATGGTATCACCTAATATTTTCAACTATAACATTTTAATTGACTGCGCTTGCAAGTTGGGCTTGAAGAAACAAGCTTACCAGATAGTCGGAGAGATGAGGAAGAATGGGTTATCCCCAGATGCTGTCACTTGGAGGATCCTTGACAAATTGCATAGAAACTTTCAACTAGAAGAACAAGAAGAAAAATATCACTGTCTCAATGTACAACTTTCCGACAGCAGAGTTTCAGAAGACAAATATGTTGACAGCAATATGGAAGT GGCTATGTTCCATCCTCCATTTTAG